A stretch of DNA from Sugiyamaella lignohabitans strain CBS 10342 chromosome B, complete sequence:
CGAATTAGTCTGTTCAAAATTCGCACATTGAGGTTTTGGCTCACCGGTTGACGAAGGAGAATTGCATTCTGACTAGACGAGATTGGACTGATCCCGTCAAGCGAGTCTGGATTCAGAATTTCAAATGCCAAATATCTTGTCTTTAGTCTTACCATGACTTTTTGTCAGGGTGGTTGGTGAAGAGTGGATTTTTCCTGAGGCGCCGCAGATAGTTGACATCAAAGCCGCATCAGAACTCATACCTCAAACGCAGTTTGAGTTCCACCCAAGAGTATTCGATTACCCTAGATTTTGGCTGGTTTTGAAAGCCTGCCATGGGTCGTAAGCGACACCGTCTGAGTGGCGAGGTGCTAAAATACTATCGATTTCGACATGACATCTTCTCTTTATTTGATCAAGGTATCAAATTGACAGAAGAGCAGTGGTATAGTGTAACACCAGAATCAGTGGCAGTGACCACTGCAATTCAGATCTCAGAAAGATATCCCTTAGGAACCATAGTTATAGATGGATTCGGTGGGGCGGGTGGAAATACTATACAATTCGCATTAAGTGAGTACTTTGAGCAAGTATATTATAATGACCTCAATCATATAAATACTGAGTTGGCAATTCACAATTCCAAAATATATGATACTTTCGAATGGATTCAATTCATGACCAAGGACTTTTTTAGTTTAAAAAAGGATGATTTTCAAAATCCTGACTCTGGATGTGAGACGAGCGACAATATTGTCATATTTGCTAGTCCTCCGTGGGGTGGTCCATCATACACATCAAGTGATGTTTGGGATCTGTCCACGTCTGAGCCATCGGTGTTTGACATTGTGAAACATTGTAGAACCATCACGAATCAAATctgtctgtttcttcctcgCACTTCCAATCTCGACCAGATTTCAACTTTAGTATtagaaggagaagaagtacTAGTTGATTATGTATTTATAAGAGGACATTGCAAAGGGATGCTAGTTTTCCTTGGTACTATGGTCTCATAGcttattattactattatatttattgacttATTTTGCTGAAAAGGATTTATGAATGCTGGAACTCAGTTGTGAAAAGTTGTTTCGAAACAGATCTCAGGTTTGTATTAAATACAACATTAAATTagtatattattattgagtATCTAGCAAATGAATTTACAACTTCTCTCTAAAAGCCTTTTCGAGAGCATCTACAGCTTCAGCGATCTTTGAGGGATGAAGGCCGCTTCCTTGGACAGTGGCACCTTTACCACCACTACGTCCACCAACAATACCGGCAGCAGATGATCCCAAATCAGTGGCAGCGATACCAGACTTGGAAGCTTCCTCAGAAACATAACATCCATGAGCGACCTTGTTCTCATTGTCATCAGCGGCAAAAAGGTAAACCGACTTATCGGAAAGTTTGGACTTCACGTAGTTGATAGTTTCAGTAAGAGCCTTCGAGTTGGCAGTGACACCTTCAATACGGGCGACTAAGTGTTTAGCCTCTTCGTTTTCTTTAAAGTGGTTGACAACAGTGTCAAGAACCTTCTTAGCCTCGGCTTTGTGCTTGGCTTTTCCTTCATCAGTGATCTTCTTTTGGATCTTGGTAAACTTCTCAGTAAGTGCATTCTTGGCAATTACCGCAACCGATAATTGCTTCAAATCAACCGACAAAGCCTTGGCCTTGGCCTCCTTTTCAGGACCAAGTGGAAGAGAATCCAAATGAGTAAGCTGAGCATCGAAATCAGCAGCGACCTTTTGAACTTCGTGGGCAGTATTTCCGGTGACTGCAACAATACGTCTAATACCCTTTGCAATGCCACTTTCTTCAATAATGATCAGTTCCTTGATCTCACCAGTCTTGGCAACGTGAGTACCACCGCAGAATTCGATAGAGACCTTAGCCCACTTCTCGTTCTTGGGATCCGCAAGAAGATCTTCAACTGGAACGCCTACACTAACAACACGGACAGGATCGGGATAAGTTTCACCAAAGACGGCACGAAGACCGTTGATCTCCTTAGCCAAAGAAAGACCAACATCCTTAGCATATACACTAGagtttttcttgatatacGCATTGGAGATATCTTCGATAGTCTCAATTTCCTTGAGGCTTACGGCAGCCTTGTGAGAGAAATCAAAACGAAGCTTTTCGGGACTAACAAGGGATCCCTTTTGGTCCACGCCATCTCCGAGAACTTCACGGAGTGCGTAATTGAGAACGTGAGTTCCAGTATGGTTGTTACGAATGGGCCATCTACGAAGCTCATCATATCCAACAATAACAGAATCTCCAACCTTTAATTCACCATACTTGATATAACCTGTGTGGAGAACATGGCCAGCATAAACTTGAACATTCTCAACATCGAATTCAGATTGTCCGTCAATGATAATCTTACCTGTATCATATTCTTGACCACCTTGCTCAGCATACATATTGGTCTTGTCGAGAAGAATACCCACTTGAGTGTCGGAGGGCAATTCACCAGTCGACTTTTTGAATCCGTGAGCTGATCCTGCATAGATAGCAGTAATCTTGGCACCGTGGAGATCACCAAGTTCATACTTGGCAGAATCGTCAGTGACGGGAACGTCGGCTTTACGACTCTCAAGCTCAGCCAAAGCGTGAACATCCAATTTGATAAGCTCCTCTTTGCCGGATGTGTGCTTACCACCCTTTGAAGCTTCCTTGGATTCTAATCTGGCCTTCTCAAACtcagcttcatcaatgTCAAGGTTGGCTTCTTCGGCCATCAGTCTAGTGAGATCAACAGGGAATCCATAAGTATCGTAAAGTCTCCAAACATCCTTACCATTGAGGAATTTTTGACCATTGGCAAGGGCTTGACTGGCATATTGCTCAAACAACTTCTCACCTCTATCCAAAGTTCTAGAGAAtgactcttcttcttcattgaGGATTTCGAAAATATCTTCAgtgttcttcttcaactcaGGGAACATATCGCCAACTTGATCGATCAAAGTGGGAGCCAAACGAGAAAAGAAGGTTCCAATGGGAGCATTAAACTTCTTACGAACATATCGGGCTCCACGTCTCAGAATACGTCGGAGAACATAACCTCTGCCATCATTATTTGGAACACCACCATCAGCCAATGCAAATGTCAAGGTACGAACATGGTCAGCAACCACTCTGTATGCAGTATCAACACCATCCTTATCCTCAGCGCCAAACTTTCCAG
This window harbors:
- the ALA1 gene encoding alanine--tRNA ligase (Cytoplasmic and mitochondrial alanyl-tRNA synthetase; required for protein synthesis; point mutation (cdc64-1 allele) causes cell cycle arrest at G1; lethality of null mutation is functionally complemented by human homolog; GO_component: GO:0005737 - cytoplasm [Evidence IEA,IEA,IEA]; GO_component: GO:0005737 - cytoplasm [Evidence IDA] [PMID 11914276]; GO_component: GO:0005737 - cytoplasm [Evidence IDA] [PMID 14562095]; GO_component: GO:0005737 - cytoplasm [Evidence IDA] [PMID 16556230]; GO_component: GO:0005739 - mitochondrion [Evidence IEA,IEA]; GO_component: GO:0005739 - mitochondrion [Evidence IDA] [PMID 14576278]; GO_component: GO:0005739 - mitochondrion [Evidence IDA] [PMID 16556230]; GO_component: GO:0005739 - mitochondrion [Evidence IDA] [PMID 16823961]; GO_function: GO:0005524 - ATP binding [Evidence IEA,IEA]; GO_function: GO:0003723 - RNA binding [Evidence IEA]; GO_function: GO:0004813 - alanine-tRNA ligase activity [Evidence IEA,IEA]; GO_function: GO:0004813 - alanine-tRNA ligase activity [Evidence IGI,ISS] [PMID 7761427]; GO_function: GO:0004812 - aminoacyl-tRNA ligase activity [Evidence IEA]; GO_function: GO:0016874 - ligase activity [Evidence IEA]; GO_function: GO:0016876 - ligase activity, forming aminoacyl-tRNA and related compounds [Evidence IEA]; GO_function: GO:0046872 - metal ion binding [Evidence IEA]; GO_function: GO:0003676 - nucleic acid binding [Evidence IEA]; GO_function: GO:0000166 - nucleotide binding [Evidence IEA,IEA]; GO_function: GO:0000049 - tRNA binding [Evidence IEA]; GO_process: GO:0006419 - alanyl-tRNA aminoacylation [Evidence IEA]; GO_process: GO:0006419 - alanyl-tRNA aminoacylation [Evidence IGI,IMP] [PMID 7761427]; GO_process: GO:0070143 - mitochondrial alanyl-tRNA aminoacylation [Evidence IC] [PMID 16556230]; GO_process: GO:0043039 - tRNA aminoacylation [Evidence IEA]; GO_process: GO:0006412 - translation [Evidence IEA]) — translated: MNQYKPIFLGTVDPSSPLAKLKRAVNSQKCIRAGGKHNDLEDVGRDSYHHTFFEMLGNWSFGDYFKKEAIGWGWELLTKVYGLDSDRLYVTYFGGEKEAGLEPDLEAKQLWLNIGVAEDHILPGSYKDNFWEMGDQGPCGPCSEIHYDRIGGRNAAHLVNMDDPNVLEIWNIVFMQYNREPDSSLRPLPAKHIDTGMGFERLVSVLQDKSSNYDTDVFLPLFAKIQELTGARDYTGKFGAEDKDGVDTAYRVVADHVRTLTFALADGGVPNNDGRGYVLRRILRRGARYVRKKFNAPIGTFFSRLAPTLIDQVGDMFPELKKNTEDIFEILNEEEESFSRTLDRGEKLFEQYASQALANGQKFLNGKDVWRLYDTYGFPVDLTRLMAEEANLDIDEAEFEKARLESKEASKGGKHTSGKEELIKLDVHALAELESRKADVPVTDDSAKYELGDLHGAKITAIYAGSAHGFKKSTGELPSDTQVGILLDKTNMYAEQGGQEYDTGKIIIDGQSEFDVENVQVYAGHVLHTGYIKYGELKVGDSVIVGYDELRRWPIRNNHTGTHVLNYALREVLGDGVDQKGSLVSPEKLRFDFSHKAAVSLKEIETIEDISNAYIKKNSSVYAKDVGLSLAKEINGLRAVFGETYPDPVRVVSVGVPVEDLLADPKNEKWAKVSIEFCGGTHVAKTGEIKELIIIEESGIAKGIRRIVAVTGNTAHEVQKVAADFDAQLTHLDSLPLGPEKEAKAKALSVDLKQLSVAVIAKNALTEKFTKIQKKITDEGKAKHKAEAKKVLDTVVNHFKENEEAKHLVARIEGVTANSKALTETINYVKSKLSDKSVYLFAADDNENKVAHGCYVSEEASKSGIAATDLGSSAAGIVGGRSGGKGATVQGSGLHPSKIAEAVDALEKAFREKL
- the TGS1 gene encoding Tgs1p (Trimethyl guanosine synthase, conserved nucleolar methyl transferase; converts the m(7)G cap structure of snRNAs, snoRNAs, and telomerase TLC1 RNA to m(2,2,7)G; also required for nucleolar assembly and splicing of meiotic pre-mRNAs; interacts with Swm2p, which may confer substrate specificity on Tgs1p; GO_component: GO:0005730 - nucleolus [Evidence IEA]; GO_component: GO:0005730 - nucleolus [Evidence IDA] [PMID 11983179]; GO_component: GO:0005634 - nucleus [Evidence IEA]; GO_function: GO:0008173 - RNA methyltransferase activity [Evidence IMP,ISS] [PMID 11983179]; GO_function: GO:0008168 - methyltransferase activity [Evidence IEA,IEA]; GO_function: GO:0016740 - transferase activity [Evidence IEA]; GO_process: GO:0009452 - 7-methylguanosine RNA capping [Evidence IEA]; GO_process: GO:0036261 - 7-methylguanosine cap hypermethylation [Evidence IMP] [PMID 11983179]; GO_process: GO:0001510 - RNA methylation [Evidence IEA]; GO_process: GO:0001510 - RNA methylation [Evidence IMP] [PMID 11983179]; GO_process: GO:0007126 - meiotic nuclear division [Evidence IMP] [PMID 21398639]; GO_process: GO:0032259 - methylation [Evidence IEA]; GO_process: GO:0017126 - nucleologenesis [Evidence IMP] [PMID 15340060]; GO_process: GO:0032210 - regulation of telomere maintenance via telomerase [Evidence IMP] [PMID 18273059]; GO_process: GO:0032210 - regulation of telomere maintenance via telomerase [Evidence IMP] [PMID 18840651]), which translates into the protein MGRKRHRLSGEVLKYYRFRHDIFSLFDQGIKLTEEQWYSVTPESVAVTTAIQISERYPLGTIVIDGFGGAGGNTIQFALSEYFEQVYYNDLNHINTELAIHNSKIYDTFEWIQFMTKDFFSLKKDDFQNPDSGCETSDNIVIFASPPWGGPSYTSSDVWDLSTSEPSVFDIVKHCRTITNQICLFLPRTSNLDQISTLVLEGEEVLVDYVFIRGHCKGMLVFLGTMVS